In Tripterygium wilfordii isolate XIE 37 chromosome 17, ASM1340144v1, whole genome shotgun sequence, the genomic window TACTTTAGAGATTATGCTTTTTGGCCTCGCAATATCTATAGCTTAGATATATGGTCTAATATGCATGGTGATAGAATTTCACCAACTCAAAAGGATAGTTTACCAAATAAAACAGTTGTGAGTAGGACTAGAGAAACTTCAggttttgttatgttttgctaAACAACATAAGACGCAAAAGGAAAGAGAACACAGAGCAAAAATGTATTACTGAATTAACAGACGgacatgaaaaataataataggaaaagaataaaaacataataattgaaaaaatttATCAACGAGGTAGTGGGTCCCTTGTCATAAATAAGGTCTCCACGTGGCTCATACCCACACGGTTTgtttaacttactattttattCGAGACTGCACTGCAGAGTTGTTGCTGCTACTAAAGCTGAAATAATAAGTCCCTTCATTTGAGGAAGGAAGGGAAGAGAGGCCAAGGCTAGCTACCAAACAAAACAAGGAAAGCTACAGCCTGCAGCTACTTTTCTTACTGTTAAGAATTGGGAAAATGTTAAAAACTGGCTAAAACCGTAAATCCACTCTCTTGCACAAGCTTCAATCTGCTCTCCAAAACCATAAAAAGCTTGGGATCTAATGCTGCTTTTAAAAggagtgtgagagagagagttcaAATGTTCATGGAGAAAGGAACACTTTCAACTCTGCAAATAGCAGCAACTTAGGGTTTTTAATTCATCTCTCGAAACTTCGATCCCTCCCTCTCAACCTTGcttcttccttcctttctttcctTCAGGCCACTGTACTTAATTTTTACTGCCATTGCTGAGTTTCCAAGTTTTAACCAGAGCTAGCTATTACAGCACTTTGTATATAAAAACCAtaaaagaaagtaagaaaccaCTCTCTAAGTCTCTCCCTCCTTAACACCGACATGTCtctaaaaacaaagaaaccccACTCAAACCCACAAACCCAATTCACTATTTCAATGATTTCATCTCAAAGCTGACACCTTTTTCActgttttctttcatttttgcaGTAGAACCCTAAAACGACGTCTCCGAGTAAGGAAgagtactactactactacctAAAGAAGATGCTGGAGTACGAATGGGGGAACCCGTCATCGATCATGCTCGAAGGGGACGAAACGACGTCGACCCAAGAAACTGATCCGAACCGTCAGATTTTCGATCATTACAATCAACAATCCTTCCACAACGAACCCATGATCCCTCATCCTCCAACAAACTTGTTCCACCAACAATCGCATCACAGCAATAACCTCAACGGTTTCTACGACCCACGAGCATTTTCTAGCGCGTCGGCCTTCGCAGTCCCTCATTCCTCGCTCCTGGACTCTGTGCCCGTTTCGGGTGGAGGAGGCGGGTTCTTTGTGGTTCCGAAAAGCGAGGAGGTTTCCCCTCTGGCGGACTTCACGGCGAGGATTGGGCTCAATTTGGGCGGAAGGACTTACTTCTCGTCTGCAGAGGATGATTTCGTGAACCGGCTGTACCGGCGATCCAGGCCGTCAGAATCGGGAACGACAAATTCGCCGAGATGTCAGGCTGAAGGGTGCAATGCCGATCTAACCCACGCAAAGCACTACCATCGGAGACACAAGGTCTGCGAGTACCACTCAAAGGCTGCTACTGTTATCGCGGCAGGGTTGACTCAGCGATTCTGCCAGCAGTGTAGCAGGTTCTCTCAATTTACCTAAACGCCCttcttgattttcttaattaaccCTGATTATACATCTTCATGGATAGATAACGAGGAAGAAGATTGTGAGTGTCCTTTAATGACCTGAATGCCCCCCATAATACGTGATTAGCCTGCTAACCTTGAGGGCATTTTCGTCTATATAGTTTTGTTGTTGACAGTGATCAGGCTTCAGTTTCCGAAAATGCCCTCCGTAATCAGGCTTGATAGCCAATGATTGGTTTTCCGTACAAGTGGAAATCCCGAGGGCAATCGTGTCCGTAATATTTTCCCTTTTCGTACTGTACATTTTGTTAATATCAGCAGTGTCCTAATACCGTAatagtaattaattatataaaaaagtttatttttaaaaatgggCAGATTCCACCTTCTCTCGGAATTCGACAACGGAAAACGCAGCTGCAGGAGGAGACTGGCTGATCACAATCGCCGTCGCCGGAAATCCCATCAATCAAACCAAGAAACCCAGAAATCACAGCTCGATAATGCTCGCAGTTCCTCTGAAAATCTCACAAGTAAGACTAAATTGTTTAAATTCTCAACCCTTATAATATCctttagttattttttaaaaaaatattaattgcaGAGTCTACACCGGAACTCTCCGGGGCTCAGTCAACTTCCTCGGTGACCGTGGCCGTGTCACCCCCACGAATCTCCTTGGATTGTTTTCCGCCAAGATGTTATCAAGCAAATGGCTCATCAACATCGAATCCACTGTTTTTCTCAAGTGGGTGATCATCATTAACTCGGTATCATAAAATGCAGGAGAAATTACTCAATTAGGacttgtttaatttattttctttttcagtaTTTCTCAAGTGTTAACTCTAATACTTTGAAGTGATGATTAAGATTCCCAGCTATTTATGTAGAAGTACGATTAATTATCAATGCATGTTTCGTTTTCATTACGAGAAAAAGTGATCAATTAATTCAGAATGCAGGGAAACCATAGATGGTGAAAGTTGTGCAAGAATGGAAAGAAAATAAGTTGGGCTTGGGGGAGGGGGGAGAGGTGTTTGGTTGGTTTCAAGGAAAGGGATCCCACGGGGGTGTGGGGTATTTGCACTTTGCAGGAAAGACTACTGGAAAGTAAAAAAAAGTAGAGTAAAATGGGTAATGGCATTTCTATGCTTTTTGTCTGGTCCCACAATTTTCCGGGAAAATGCAGTAATCATGTTAAAGAAAATATGTGACTTGGGACACAGAGACGTGGGGGGTTGGGTGGGGGGTGTGGATTTTCTTGGAATATTTAGATGAAAAAGGGCAGTCAAGCTGTCTCCTAGATGGAAGCCACATATGCTCTTACTAACATTACTAATTAAGCTTTGGTAGTCATTATGAGatatcaatatttattttgCATGTGTTGGTGATATGATTAGTAGtaatcatatcatatatatagtatttattTAATGGGTATCATGAGATGGGGTCCACCAAAGCCTAGGTATGACCTTAGTTGACTCGTTAGTGCttatgtatttattatttacttccACTCAAAAGCCTAGCTACTAGCTAGTGTGTGATACACTGATAGGGTTAGTTACTGGGCAATAAACATTATTTGCAAcctattttttattaagtacatcccattaatcttttaaaaacacattaaagtggagtgtacttaataaaaaatgaggcacaaataatgttcatcctaCTAAGCTGCATGGGTTTTGTTACACAATTCCAATTCTTTCAAAAATGTTAAACATCCCGTGTTTTTTTTGCCCCGATTATCTTAAATGTTAAGATCGACGCTTATAATACTTATAAAATCGCTAGTTACACATGCCCCACATGATTCATAAGATAAAATATCGAGATGCATAagattgatttgtttcttttaagaaaaaatGAAGTTGGTGCTGCAAATTAATCTAATCACGACTATTTCATCTTTTAAATTTGATAGATTGTAGTATAAGTGTTCTTACCTAAAAAAAAACAAGGTTGGAACCGTCCTTGCACCTTCAAGGAAATTTAGATGTCGGCCAATATATGTTGTCTCAGTGCAGTGTACATGAACTGTTTTTCACTTTGATTAAGACAAATCTATGTCTCAAGTACCTTAAGATTGTCAAGAGAAAATTAAAGAGATGACAGAATTAAAACTACCCGTCAAATCTTTCTAATATGTTATCAATGAATTAGGCAAGTAGAGGACAAGGAAATTAAGATTTTTGCTGCCCAAAATGGGgtgcaaaacaaaaaatagggACATTGTTTTGTGTTTGACACTTGCCCTAGCGTTTAGGAAACTTCCTAACCCATTTTGGTTTCTTACACCTCATGAAGATCGAGTCTCAAGACTCAACAAGAATTGTATGTGtaaaatttatgtatatattaatgtGACAAAACAGAAACTTTCACATAAGAATGTAAAATAATAGTGTAAAGTAAGGTGTCTCACTTTTTATcatattgatttgaaacaagtGAATCTCACTGGTTCACACCATCAAAAAATAACCATTACTTTACATTTTTACTTTAGATCCTTGTGCGAGAATTCTTATTAATcaaattatgtatgtatataaatatgtgcgtgtgtgtgtgaggaattctcctatgagatTTTAAAATGAGATTCTAATTCCTAGGATTCActtttttagggttcaaaatattttttaaaatttataaaatatatttgtatttcgATCGGTCTTACAAACCctacgatatattttttgttgttcgaaacaaaaatcaaatacaacttgaaatgtATATGAAATATCTTTTGTTTTATTCCAACGATCctgaattatcatgcacttttcatgttgaatttaatttttgtttcgaacgaAAAATATATTGCTGagttcgtaagaccgatcaaaatataaacttatttttaaaaaaaatattttgaaccctaagAGACATGACTTCATTTTACAACATCATTTTAAGATTTCACAAGAGAATTCTTGGTATATATGTAAAACTAATAGCATCCATAATGGATGCTCTTTAGAGTTCTTAAAATCATACTTTCTTAATAAATTTAGTGTTATATGCCTATAATTGACACATTTATTATGAAAAATTTATAACTACTCCATACTTATATATTCTCTTGGGATTGATATGGGGGGGGGGGTCCTGCAGTCTGATCAAAACCCATTGAATGTAACTTCCAACTCTTCCCTTGCGCCATTATGGAGAGGTACttttcaaactctttgcacGTGGGATAGTTTCTTTAGGACTTAGGAGCTTCACCAGCCTGACACGTATGGGGCCACACCCTGATCAGAGATTGGTTTCACTGACCTTTTACTCCTTAACTTATGGGCCCCCACAATCACAGAGTAACGATTCTTATTGCTTTTGTCTTCCATTTCATATGTTACTTTATTTTGATAATAATAATTGTGTCGTGACAACGAGAGGTGATCCAATTAATGATCGATTGGATTATACATACGTGTATATAATGTttgattattataaaaaaatatattttttaatggtatttttttaaaataaattggaacaagaggaaaaaaattgaaatttgaacaAGTTAAAAAGATTGTGAAGGATAATTTCTTTTTTACCACGTTTATAACGTTGCAATGGGCCTCCGCCTCACTCAGGCCCACTCACAATATGACCCACATATCTCAAGCTCCggtttaatattattaataggCATGTACGTATAGGGTCGGTCTCAAATTATTGGAATGGGTTTGGATCGACCGGGTATTTTTCAAGCTTAGGTATATTATTGGAATTAGTTTAAAAAATGCACCCAAGACACTATCCATCCGATCCTATTATAATGTTATCGAGCAGGGTCTGGCCTGGTCTAATAATATTGATTTCGGGCCTGCCTGATAAGCGACGGGTCAGCCGGGTTTCCAAACCCGCTGTACCCGTAGTTGCTATGTTTGTAATGTTAATGTATTGTGTTATCATTGAGAAAGATATGAATTGGGTGTTGCTAAGCGAAGACATTATCTATTCAATGTTGTATATGCATGATTGGTACGTTTTTCCCTTCATGGTGgttactttttctttcatttttttgctGACCCAAAACATGCCTACCAACAccatttttttcataaaaaactaATCAGGAACTTCAATTTCAAGCTTGAAAACAACCATTCATCATATGTACATTAATTAAGAGTTTAATTCCTTTTCCAACTTTGATGTTGTGTCCATACACTTGGACAAAGAAACAACCTGACTAGTGGGACCTTTTTAAGATTCTGAGAACCTACTACACAATCGAAGTTTTCCAATAAACTTGAATAACACTACTTCTTGGTAATTAAATGAgtcttttgtttatatatatatatatatatatacagtaatTAAATGAgtcttttgtttatatatatatatttttcatttttaaccaTCAACAAAGCGCTTTTCTGGAGGACAAC contains:
- the LOC119983026 gene encoding squamosa promoter-binding-like protein 8; translated protein: MLEYEWGNPSSIMLEGDETTSTQETDPNRQIFDHYNQQSFHNEPMIPHPPTNLFHQQSHHSNNLNGFYDPRAFSSASAFAVPHSSLLDSVPVSGGGGGFFVVPKSEEVSPLADFTARIGLNLGGRTYFSSAEDDFVNRLYRRSRPSESGTTNSPRCQAEGCNADLTHAKHYHRRHKVCEYHSKAATVIAAGLTQRFCQQCSRFHLLSEFDNGKRSCRRRLADHNRRRRKSHQSNQETQKSQLDNARSSSENLTKSTPELSGAQSTSSVTVAVSPPRISLDCFPPRCYQANGSSTSNPLFFSSG